Proteins encoded in a region of the Podarcis muralis chromosome 2, rPodMur119.hap1.1, whole genome shotgun sequence genome:
- the HNRNPA1 gene encoding heterogeneous nuclear ribonucleoprotein A1 isoform X1, which yields MSKSEGSSDYGCDMSPHESPKEPEQLRKLFIGGLSFETTDESLRNHFEQWGTLTDCVVMRDPNTKRSRGFGFVTYSTVEEVDAAMNARPHKVDGRVVEPKRAVSREDSQRPGAHLTVKKIFVGGIKEDTEEHHLRDYFEQYGKIEVIEIMTDRGSGKKRGFAFVTFDDHDSVDKIVIQKYHTVNGHNCEVRKALSKQEMASASSSQRGRSSSGSFGSGRGGGFGGGENFNRGSSFGGRGGFGSRSGGGGGGGGYGGSGDGYNGFGNDGYGGSGPGYSGGSRGYGSSGSYDGYNNGGGGFGGGSGGSSFGGGGSYNDFGSYNNQSSNFGPMKGGNFGGRSSGPYGGSGGGYGGSGSGSSYGGGRRF from the exons ATGTCGAAGTCTGAG GGATCGTCCGATTACGGGTGCGATATGTCTCCTCACGAA TCCCCCAAGGAACCTGAACAGCTACGCAAACTGTTCATTGGCGGCCTAAGTTTCGAGACAACAGATGAAAGCCTTCGCAATCATTTTGAACAATGGGGCACACTTACAGACTGTGTG GTGATGCGAGACCCAAACACTAAGCGCTCCAGGGGCTTTGGATTTGTCACCTATTCAACAGTGGAAGAGGTTGATGCTGCCATGAATGCCaggccccacaaagttgatgggagAGTTGTTGAACCAAAAAGAGCTGTATCCAGAGAG GACTCTCAAAGGCCTGGAGCTCACTTAACAGTAAAAAAAATCTTTGTTGGGGGAATTAAAGAAGATACAGAAGAGCACCACTTAAGGGACTACTTTGAACAGTATGGCAAAATTGAAGTTATTGAGATCATGACTGACCGTGGCAGTGGCAAGAAGAGGGGGTTTGCCTTTGTTACTTTTGATGACCATGACTCTGTGGACAAAATTGTCA TTCAGAAATACCATACTGTGAACGGGCATAACTGTGAAGTCAGGAAAGCCTTGTCAAAGCAGGAAATGGCCAGTGCCTCATCCAGCCAAAGAG GTCGTAGTAGCTCTGGCAGCTTTGGGAGTGGCCGTGGAGGCGGATTTGGCGGTGGTGAGAACTTCAACCGTGGCAGCAGCTTTGGTGGCCGTG GAGGGTTTGGCAGTCGCAGTGGcggaggtggtggcggcggcggctatGGAGGCAGCGGAGATGGCTACAATGGGTTTGGCAACGATG GCTATGGAGGTAGTGGACCCGGATACTCTGGAGGAAGCAGAGGttatggcagcagtggcagctatGACGGCTATAACAATGGAGGTGGCGGCTTTGGTGGCGGCAGTGGTG GAAGCAGCTTTGGAGGTGGTGGAAGCTACAATGACTTTGGCAGTTACAACAACCAGTCTTCAAACTTTGGGCCCATGAAAGGAGGAAACTTTGGAGGCAGGAGCTCTGGGCCATATGGTGGAAGTGGGG GTGGCTACGGTGGCTCTGGTAGTGGCAGTAGCTATGGCGGCGGAAGGCGGTTTTAA
- the HNRNPA1 gene encoding heterogeneous nuclear ribonucleoprotein A1 isoform X2, giving the protein MSKSESPKEPEQLRKLFIGGLSFETTDESLRNHFEQWGTLTDCVVMRDPNTKRSRGFGFVTYSTVEEVDAAMNARPHKVDGRVVEPKRAVSREDSQRPGAHLTVKKIFVGGIKEDTEEHHLRDYFEQYGKIEVIEIMTDRGSGKKRGFAFVTFDDHDSVDKIVIQKYHTVNGHNCEVRKALSKQEMASASSSQRGRSSSGSFGSGRGGGFGGGENFNRGSSFGGRGGFGSRSGGGGGGGGYGGSGDGYNGFGNDGYGGSGPGYSGGSRGYGSSGSYDGYNNGGGGFGGGSGGSSFGGGGSYNDFGSYNNQSSNFGPMKGGNFGGRSSGPYGGSGGGYGGSGSGSSYGGGRRF; this is encoded by the exons ATGTCGAAGTCTGAG TCCCCCAAGGAACCTGAACAGCTACGCAAACTGTTCATTGGCGGCCTAAGTTTCGAGACAACAGATGAAAGCCTTCGCAATCATTTTGAACAATGGGGCACACTTACAGACTGTGTG GTGATGCGAGACCCAAACACTAAGCGCTCCAGGGGCTTTGGATTTGTCACCTATTCAACAGTGGAAGAGGTTGATGCTGCCATGAATGCCaggccccacaaagttgatgggagAGTTGTTGAACCAAAAAGAGCTGTATCCAGAGAG GACTCTCAAAGGCCTGGAGCTCACTTAACAGTAAAAAAAATCTTTGTTGGGGGAATTAAAGAAGATACAGAAGAGCACCACTTAAGGGACTACTTTGAACAGTATGGCAAAATTGAAGTTATTGAGATCATGACTGACCGTGGCAGTGGCAAGAAGAGGGGGTTTGCCTTTGTTACTTTTGATGACCATGACTCTGTGGACAAAATTGTCA TTCAGAAATACCATACTGTGAACGGGCATAACTGTGAAGTCAGGAAAGCCTTGTCAAAGCAGGAAATGGCCAGTGCCTCATCCAGCCAAAGAG GTCGTAGTAGCTCTGGCAGCTTTGGGAGTGGCCGTGGAGGCGGATTTGGCGGTGGTGAGAACTTCAACCGTGGCAGCAGCTTTGGTGGCCGTG GAGGGTTTGGCAGTCGCAGTGGcggaggtggtggcggcggcggctatGGAGGCAGCGGAGATGGCTACAATGGGTTTGGCAACGATG GCTATGGAGGTAGTGGACCCGGATACTCTGGAGGAAGCAGAGGttatggcagcagtggcagctatGACGGCTATAACAATGGAGGTGGCGGCTTTGGTGGCGGCAGTGGTG GAAGCAGCTTTGGAGGTGGTGGAAGCTACAATGACTTTGGCAGTTACAACAACCAGTCTTCAAACTTTGGGCCCATGAAAGGAGGAAACTTTGGAGGCAGGAGCTCTGGGCCATATGGTGGAAGTGGGG GTGGCTACGGTGGCTCTGGTAGTGGCAGTAGCTATGGCGGCGGAAGGCGGTTTTAA
- the HNRNPA1 gene encoding heterogeneous nuclear ribonucleoprotein A1 isoform X3 — protein sequence MSKSEGSSDYGCDMSPHESPKEPEQLRKLFIGGLSFETTDESLRNHFEQWGTLTDCVVMRDPNTKRSRGFGFVTYSTVEEVDAAMNARPHKVDGRVVEPKRAVSREDSQRPGAHLTVKKIFVGGIKEDTEEHHLRDYFEQYGKIEVIEIMTDRGSGKKRGFAFVTFDDHDSVDKIVIQKYHTVNGHNCEVRKALSKQEMASASSSQRGRSSSGSFGSGRGGGFGGGENFNRGSSFGGRGYGGSGPGYSGGSRGYGSSGSYDGYNNGGGGFGGGSGGSSFGGGGSYNDFGSYNNQSSNFGPMKGGNFGGRSSGPYGGSGGGYGGSGSGSSYGGGRRF from the exons ATGTCGAAGTCTGAG GGATCGTCCGATTACGGGTGCGATATGTCTCCTCACGAA TCCCCCAAGGAACCTGAACAGCTACGCAAACTGTTCATTGGCGGCCTAAGTTTCGAGACAACAGATGAAAGCCTTCGCAATCATTTTGAACAATGGGGCACACTTACAGACTGTGTG GTGATGCGAGACCCAAACACTAAGCGCTCCAGGGGCTTTGGATTTGTCACCTATTCAACAGTGGAAGAGGTTGATGCTGCCATGAATGCCaggccccacaaagttgatgggagAGTTGTTGAACCAAAAAGAGCTGTATCCAGAGAG GACTCTCAAAGGCCTGGAGCTCACTTAACAGTAAAAAAAATCTTTGTTGGGGGAATTAAAGAAGATACAGAAGAGCACCACTTAAGGGACTACTTTGAACAGTATGGCAAAATTGAAGTTATTGAGATCATGACTGACCGTGGCAGTGGCAAGAAGAGGGGGTTTGCCTTTGTTACTTTTGATGACCATGACTCTGTGGACAAAATTGTCA TTCAGAAATACCATACTGTGAACGGGCATAACTGTGAAGTCAGGAAAGCCTTGTCAAAGCAGGAAATGGCCAGTGCCTCATCCAGCCAAAGAG GTCGTAGTAGCTCTGGCAGCTTTGGGAGTGGCCGTGGAGGCGGATTTGGCGGTGGTGAGAACTTCAACCGTGGCAGCAGCTTTGGTGGCCGTG GCTATGGAGGTAGTGGACCCGGATACTCTGGAGGAAGCAGAGGttatggcagcagtggcagctatGACGGCTATAACAATGGAGGTGGCGGCTTTGGTGGCGGCAGTGGTG GAAGCAGCTTTGGAGGTGGTGGAAGCTACAATGACTTTGGCAGTTACAACAACCAGTCTTCAAACTTTGGGCCCATGAAAGGAGGAAACTTTGGAGGCAGGAGCTCTGGGCCATATGGTGGAAGTGGGG GTGGCTACGGTGGCTCTGGTAGTGGCAGTAGCTATGGCGGCGGAAGGCGGTTTTAA